One stretch of Candidatus Thiopontia autotrophica DNA includes these proteins:
- a CDS encoding HlyD family efflux transporter periplasmic adaptor subunit: MKKILRFIVPVLILAIAVAGFIALKTSKEDRPIVRSEEVVWRVNTVEASLANNHPRLTLYGTTEAATFTEIKSTLNAGVVDVLSHDGDNPEKGGLLIELDSRESTLLVSQRQAEIRETDEKIRLEEIGYQADLDTLKREQQLLQLKRDELERIMQLKGNSMVSQSAIDQARQQIENMQIQIRGRRQQIDQFEPQKRRLLAQKERLQALLEQRELDLQRTRLVAPYQAIVHKVSVAVGGRVRSGDTLISLYDPQSIQVRAQIPRTAIEQIRGGLDRGEKIHMNGTVDNSPIKAVLTRLIADRVDAVGGVEGVFEIIESEIHPLPGRALELSVTLPAVTDTIVIPYEALYENSRIYRIDADGRLEPIKVNNLGWGSPLDVTGNESTIVVSGANLRMGDRIVTTHLPEAMKGIKVRYE, from the coding sequence ATGAAAAAGATTCTCCGCTTTATTGTACCTGTTTTGATATTGGCAATTGCCGTTGCCGGTTTTATTGCTCTTAAAACATCCAAAGAAGATCGTCCAATCGTCCGCTCTGAAGAGGTAGTCTGGCGTGTTAATACAGTGGAGGCTTCTCTGGCCAATAATCACCCCCGCCTTACACTGTATGGCACAACAGAGGCGGCCACATTTACAGAGATAAAATCAACGCTTAATGCCGGGGTAGTAGACGTCTTGTCTCATGATGGCGACAATCCTGAAAAAGGTGGCCTATTGATCGAGCTGGACTCAAGGGAAAGTACTCTTTTGGTATCACAGCGCCAAGCTGAAATTCGTGAGACTGACGAGAAGATCAGACTTGAGGAGATTGGTTATCAAGCTGATCTGGATACATTAAAGAGGGAGCAGCAGCTGCTCCAGTTAAAGAGAGATGAGCTTGAGCGGATCATGCAGCTCAAAGGTAACAGCATGGTATCTCAATCTGCTATAGACCAGGCTCGACAGCAGATCGAAAACATGCAAATTCAGATAAGGGGCCGCAGACAACAGATTGACCAATTTGAGCCTCAGAAGCGTCGACTGCTGGCTCAGAAGGAGCGTCTGCAAGCTCTATTGGAGCAGAGAGAGCTTGATCTGCAACGCACCAGACTGGTTGCCCCTTATCAGGCTATCGTCCACAAAGTTTCAGTTGCTGTCGGAGGAAGAGTACGCTCTGGGGATACTCTAATTTCGCTATATGACCCACAATCAATCCAGGTTCGTGCACAGATACCAAGAACTGCTATAGAGCAGATAAGAGGCGGTCTTGATCGTGGAGAGAAGATTCATATGAACGGCACCGTAGACAACAGCCCCATCAAGGCAGTTTTAACCAGACTGATTGCGGACAGGGTAGATGCTGTTGGTGGAGTTGAAGGGGTATTTGAAATTATTGAGTCAGAAATTCACCCTCTACCTGGTCGTGCGCTGGAGCTATCGGTAACACTTCCTGCTGTTACTGACACTATTGTTATCCCGTATGAGGCACTTTATGAAAACAGTAGAATATATCGTATTGATGCGGACGGAAGACTGGAACCGATCAAGGTTAATAATCTGGGATGGGGATCCCCATTGGATGTAACAGGTAACGAGTCAACAATTGTGGTTAGTGGCGCCAATCTGAGAATGGGTGACAGGATTGTAACTACCCATCTTCCAGAGGCAATGAAGGGAATCAAGGTTCGATATGAATAA
- a CDS encoding H-NS histone family protein, giving the protein MNMNKMSDAKLASAIKKMTAELKKMTTEADRRKKDGAAQAKAQKELAALAKKYGAATIKKLAASTKGKGKGKGRPAAKRAKVKPVYRNPDNSAETWTGRGRSPKWVVAAEKKYGGRDKLKIANQ; this is encoded by the coding sequence ATGAACATGAATAAAATGAGTGATGCCAAGCTTGCTTCAGCTATCAAGAAAATGACAGCTGAGCTTAAAAAAATGACGACTGAAGCTGACCGCAGAAAGAAAGATGGTGCAGCCCAAGCCAAGGCACAAAAAGAGCTGGCGGCACTTGCCAAGAAATATGGTGCAGCCACAATCAAGAAGTTGGCTGCATCCACTAAAGGCAAAGGCAAAGGCAAAGGCAGGCCTGCAGCGAAACGCGCCAAGGTGAAACCTGTTTACCGTAATCCGGATAATTCTGCCGAGACCTGGACTGGTCGTGGCAGATCACCAAAATGGGTGGTTGCTGCAGAGAAGAAATATGGTGGTAGAGATAAACTTAAAATCGCAAACCAGTAA